From a single Halogeometricum sp. S3BR5-2 genomic region:
- a CDS encoding proteasome assembly chaperone family protein, with amino-acid sequence MSTTVSFEFDVTDKTEMGSRLVVGTAFPGMVGLSAVDYLVAHSESAQVGQVTARGLTDVTPFTDGVPRYPMRLYDVPEFDMTVLTSELFLPVGVGEPFSDALVAFANERGIEEITVVYGVPFPHGPEEHAVFYVATEEYRAGHLAETDIPPLGGGFFDGFLGELMLRGLGAESPPVGALVTPAHPPGPDLDAAIRVLEAVEELYGVAIDEAELRQRAEELRRQYQELADRMQTLEDGDLSASGRDYPEDRMFM; translated from the coding sequence ATGTCCACGACCGTGTCGTTCGAGTTCGACGTGACCGACAAGACAGAGATGGGTTCCCGATTGGTCGTCGGAACGGCGTTTCCGGGCATGGTGGGCCTGAGCGCCGTCGATTACCTCGTCGCGCACTCCGAGTCGGCGCAAGTCGGACAGGTCACCGCGCGCGGCCTCACCGACGTCACGCCGTTCACCGACGGCGTTCCGCGGTACCCGATGCGACTGTACGACGTACCCGAGTTCGATATGACCGTGCTCACGAGCGAACTGTTCCTCCCCGTCGGCGTCGGCGAACCGTTCAGCGACGCCCTCGTCGCGTTCGCGAACGAGCGGGGAATCGAGGAGATAACCGTCGTCTACGGCGTCCCGTTCCCGCACGGCCCCGAGGAGCACGCGGTGTTCTACGTCGCCACGGAGGAGTACCGCGCCGGACACCTCGCCGAGACGGACATCCCGCCGCTGGGCGGCGGGTTCTTCGACGGCTTCCTCGGCGAACTCATGCTCCGCGGCCTCGGCGCGGAGTCGCCGCCCGTCGGCGCGCTAGTGACGCCGGCGCACCCGCCGGGTCCCGACTTGGACGCCGCGATTCGCGTCCTCGAAGCCGTCGAGGAACTGTACGGCGTCGCCATCGACGAGGCCGAACTCAGACAGCGCGCGGAGGAGCTCCGGCGCCAGTATCAGGAGCTCGCAGACCGGATGCAGACGCTCGAAGACGGCGACCTCTCCGCGTCGGGTCGGGACTACCCCGAAGACCGGATGTTCATGTGA